A single window of Gossypium hirsutum isolate 1008001.06 chromosome A10, Gossypium_hirsutum_v2.1, whole genome shotgun sequence DNA harbors:
- the LOC107915116 gene encoding methylenetetrahydrofolate reductase 2: protein MKVIEKIQSLQEGKVVFSFEFFPPKTEDGVDNLFERMDRMVAHNPSFCDITWGAGGSTADLTLDIANKMQNIICVETMMHLTCTNMPVEKIDHALQTIKSNGIQNVLALRGDPPHGQDKFVQVEGGFSCALDLVKHIRSKYGDYFGITVAGYPEAHPDAIGNDGVATPEAYQNELAYLKRKVDAGADLIVTQLFYDTDIFLKFVNDCRQIGINCPIVPGIMPINNYKGFLRMTGFCKTKIPAEITAALEAIKDNEEAVKAYGVHLGTEMCRKILAHGVKTLHLYTLNMEKSALAILMNLGLIEESKISRSLPWRRPANVFRVKEDVRPIFWSNRPKSYITRTIGWDQYPYGRWGDSRNPSYGALTDHQFMRPRARDKKLQEEWASPLKSIDDIQEKFKSYCLGKLRSSPWSELDSLQPETKIIHEQLGKINLKGFLTINSQPAVNGERSDSPSVGWGGPGGYVYQKAYLEFFCSKEKLDALVNKCKPLSSITYIAVNKKGNLISNIGTTDVNAVTWGVFPAKEIVQPTVVDPASFMVWKDEAFEIWSRAWAALYPEGDPSKKLLEEVQSSYYLVSLVDNDYIGSDVFAVFGDL from the exons ATGAAGGTGATAGAGAAGATCCAATCTTTGCAAGAAGGGAAAGTGGTGTTTTCCTTTGAGTTCTTCCCTCCAAAGACTGAGGATGGAGTAGACAACCTATTCGAGAGAATGGATCGTATGGTTGCTCATAACCCGTCCTTCTGTGACATTACATGGGGTGCAGGTGGTTCCACTGCTGATCTCACCCTCGACATTGCTAACAAGATGCAGAATATCATCTGTGTGGAGACGATGATGCACCTCACTTGCACCAATATGCCCGTAGAGAAGATTGACCATGCTCTTCAGACCATCAAGTCCAACGGTATTCAGAATGTTCTCGCCCTCCGAGGTGATCCCCCTCACGGCCAGGATAAGTTTGTCCAGGTCGAAGGCGGCTTCTCCTGTGCCCTTGATCTG GTGAAACATATCAGATCTAAATATGGTGACTACTTTGGCATCACAGTTGCCGGTTATCCAG AGGCACATCCCGATGCCATAGGAAATGACGGTGTAGCCACACCTGAAGCTTATCAGAATGAACTTGCCTACTTAAAGAGAAAG GTTGATGCAGGAGCTGATCTGATTGTTACTCAACTGTTTTATGATACCGATATCTTTCTCAAATTTGTCAATGACTGTCGCCAAATTGGAATTAATTGTCCTATCGTGCCGGGTATTATGCCCATTAATAACTACAAGGGTTTCTTGCGAATGACTGGCTTTTGCAAAACTAAG ATACCAGCTGAGATTACTGCTGCCTTAGAGGCTATCAAGGACAACGAAGAAGCTGTCAAAGCCTATGGAGTTCACCTTGGAACAGAAATGTGCCGCAAGATTTTAGCTCATGGGGTTAAGACATTGCACCTTTATACATTAAACATGGAGAAATCTGCATTAGCTATCCTAATG AATCTTGGATTGATTGAAGAGTCCAAAATTTCTAGGTCCTTACCTTGGAGACGCCCTGCAAATGTTTTTCGTGTTAAAGAAGATGTTCGTCCAATATTTTG GTCTAACCGTCCTAAGAGTTACATAACCAGGACTATTGGTTGGGATCAGTACCCATATGGGCGATGGGGTGATTCTCGAAATCCGTCCTATGGTGCACTAACAGACCATCAG TTCATGAGGCCTCGAGCACGTGACAAGAAACTTCAAGAAGAATGGGCTTCCCCATTGAAAAGCATTGATGATATTCAAGAG AAATTTAAAAGTTATTGTCTGGGAAAGTTGAGAAGTAGTCCTTGGTCCGAACTGGATTCACTTCAGCCTGAGACAAAGATCATACATGAACAGCTGGGAAAGATCAATTTGAAGGGTTTCCTTACTATCAATAGCCAACCTGCTGTCAATGGTGAACGCTCTGATTCTCCATCTGTCG GTTGGGGTGGCCCTGGAGGGTATGTTTACCAGAAGGCTTATCTTGAGTTTTTTTGCTCAAAGGAAAAACTAGATGCACTTGTCAATAAATGCAAGCCCTTGTCATCTATTACCTACATTGCTGTCAACAAAAAAGGGAATTTGATATCGAACATTGGCACGACAGATGTTAATGCTGTAACTTGGGGAGTGTTCCCAGCCAAAGAAATAGTCCAGCCAACAGTGGTGGATCCTGCCAGCTTCATGGTGTGGAAGGATGAAGCATTCGAAATCTGGTCAAGAGCATGGGCTGCACTGTACCCAGAAGGCGATCCGTCGAAAAAATTGCTAGAAGAG GTTCAGAGCAGCTATTATTTGGTGAGTTTGGTTGATAATGATTACATTGGTAGTGATGTTTTTGCTGTTTTTGGAGACCTTTAA